One window of Streptococcus troglodytae genomic DNA carries:
- a CDS encoding ABC transporter ATP-binding protein, translating into MIRFEHISKIYGTTEALSDLNLTIENGEIFGLIGHNGAGKTTTISLLTSIIEASYGDIFIDDFKLTEHRDAIKKRIAYVPDSPDIFLNLTAYEYWHFLAKIYGVEEEIAQKRMTKLANLFDISDRQFETIESFSHGMRQKVIVIGALIPNPDIWILDEPLTGLDPQASYDLKEMMKKHAQDGNTVLFSTHVLSVAEQLCDRIGILRHGKLIFVGTLEELKANHPNQDLESIYLELAGRKEESKVGDEE; encoded by the coding sequence ATGATTAGATTTGAGCATATTTCCAAAATTTATGGAACAACTGAGGCGCTTAGTGACCTTAATCTAACTATAGAAAACGGTGAAATTTTTGGACTGATTGGTCATAACGGTGCTGGGAAAACGACGACTATCAGTTTATTGACATCGATTATTGAAGCGAGTTATGGCGATATCTTTATAGACGATTTCAAATTAACAGAACATCGTGATGCGATAAAAAAACGAATCGCTTATGTACCTGATTCTCCCGATATTTTTCTAAATCTAACAGCCTATGAATATTGGCATTTTCTAGCAAAGATTTATGGCGTTGAAGAAGAAATTGCCCAGAAGCGAATGACTAAATTAGCTAACCTTTTTGATATTTCCGATAGACAATTTGAAACCATTGAGAGCTTTTCACATGGAATGCGACAAAAAGTTATTGTTATTGGTGCTCTCATTCCAAACCCAGATATTTGGATTTTAGATGAACCATTGACAGGACTTGACCCGCAAGCCTCTTATGATTTGAAAGAAATGATGAAAAAGCATGCTCAAGATGGCAATACGGTCCTCTTTTCAACTCATGTTTTATCAGTTGCTGAACAATTGTGCGATCGTATTGGTATTCTTAGACATGGTAAACTTATCTTTGTTGGTACTTTAGAAGAATTAAAAGCCAATCATCCGAATCAAGATTTAGAAAGTATCTATCTTGAATTAGCTGGACGAAAGGAAGAATCAAAGGTAGGTGATGAGGAATGA
- the dhaS gene encoding dihydroxyacetone kinase transcriptional activator DhaS has translation MTSSLITKKRIAKSLKYLMNTVDFEKISVSLIMEHAGIRRQTFYNYFLDKYDLLEWIFNTELKEQVTDNLEYISGYQLLKELFRFFYSNRKFYKRLFQIVDQNDFNTYFNKYCRQTVEKFLSEYRISPFFSQYERNFFISYHSAALIDITKLILTSTYEDYKKLSQNYIKMIKIAIENY, from the coding sequence ATGACAAGCTCATTAATCACCAAAAAGCGCATAGCAAAATCTCTCAAATACCTCATGAATACTGTTGATTTTGAAAAAATTTCAGTCAGTTTAATTATGGAACATGCAGGGATTCGCAGGCAAACATTCTATAACTACTTTTTGGATAAATATGATTTGCTGGAATGGATTTTCAATACAGAATTAAAAGAACAGGTGACAGACAATCTAGAATACATCTCTGGCTACCAATTGCTAAAGGAATTATTTCGCTTTTTCTATAGCAATCGGAAATTTTATAAGCGCTTATTTCAAATTGTTGATCAAAATGATTTTAATACCTATTTTAATAAATACTGCAGACAAACTGTTGAAAAGTTCCTCAGTGAATATCGGATAAGTCCTTTTTTCTCTCAATATGAAAGAAATTTTTTTATCAGTTACCATAGTGCAGCGCTTATTGACATTACAAAATTAATACTTACATCAACTTACGAGGATTATAAGAAATTATCTCAAAATTATATTAAAATGATAAAAATCGCAATTGAAAATTACTAA
- a CDS encoding ABC transporter permease, with the protein MNYRSIWELIKINILYSNPQALTTVQKKREKNPDKQLAAYKTVLRQQLFLLILFLFIYSTMFLVVDYSKSSGYFSFQVALFSTIAIISGFTTLFAVFYDSNDIKLYLPLPVKEKEVYLAKLISSQGGSLPFLMPIISLFGIAYWQMTHSILLAIIATIINFLLLLLAINSISIILIYLIGQVLVKSAHKKLISTILMFFSIALAIGVLFYVQFTNQSVNESGRVKMMSLPYFRGFHDIVINPFSTASLLNFWLGIVVTIILLVFIQRTIISHYFEQFLAIQEGQSNKKKVKLRRKDTSLAQTLRKHHLDTLKDATLLIQSYLMPLIFIIAFIGPILSSGKSLFQNISSDFFGIAFIIGIILGSFIATPTSFMGVGISLEKENYTFLKTLPISFKTFLKQKFYYLLAVQAGFLVFIYLIIGLFLLNIPIILLISFIIGMVLSTFILGELMYWRDYRLLTLHWQNVAQLFSRGSGQWFLMAVIFGNLLIGSFLLVLAIIVSLKTSVLGVGITLVVLVLLLFGGLHRFIQQRFWKKLI; encoded by the coding sequence ATGAACTATAGATCCATTTGGGAATTGATAAAAATCAATATTCTCTATTCCAATCCTCAAGCTTTAACGACTGTTCAAAAAAAACGAGAGAAAAACCCTGATAAACAGCTTGCAGCCTATAAAACAGTTTTAAGACAGCAACTCTTCTTACTTATACTCTTTTTATTTATTTACTCTACCATGTTTTTGGTAGTTGATTATTCCAAATCAAGTGGTTATTTTTCTTTCCAAGTCGCCCTCTTTAGTACTATTGCTATCATTTCAGGTTTCACAACACTCTTTGCTGTATTTTATGATAGTAATGATATTAAACTCTACCTTCCTTTACCAGTTAAAGAAAAAGAAGTTTATTTAGCTAAATTGATTTCTTCTCAAGGCGGAAGTCTCCCCTTTCTCATGCCTATTATTTCGCTTTTTGGAATTGCTTACTGGCAGATGACGCATTCTATTTTATTGGCTATTATAGCGACTATTATTAATTTCTTGCTGCTATTACTTGCTATCAATTCTATCAGCATTATTCTCATCTATTTGATTGGACAAGTTTTGGTCAAGAGTGCACACAAAAAGCTGATCTCAACAATTCTAATGTTCTTTTCAATAGCTTTGGCTATCGGTGTACTGTTTTATGTTCAGTTTACGAATCAATCAGTAAATGAGAGTGGTCGGGTTAAAATGATGAGTCTACCTTATTTTAGAGGCTTTCATGATATCGTCATTAATCCCTTTTCAACAGCAAGTCTTTTAAATTTTTGGCTAGGAATCGTCGTAACTATCATTTTGTTAGTTTTTATTCAACGTACGATTATTTCTCATTATTTTGAGCAATTTTTAGCCATTCAAGAAGGGCAATCTAATAAGAAAAAGGTTAAATTAAGAAGAAAAGATACTAGTTTAGCACAAACTCTTCGTAAGCATCATTTAGATACTCTCAAAGATGCAACGCTTCTTATCCAAAGTTATCTGATGCCTTTGATTTTTATCATTGCATTTATAGGACCGATTCTTTCATCAGGAAAATCTCTTTTTCAAAATATCTCATCTGACTTTTTCGGAATCGCCTTTATTATTGGCATTATTTTGGGAAGTTTTATTGCAACTCCTACTAGTTTTATGGGGGTCGGAATCTCTCTAGAAAAAGAAAATTATACCTTTTTAAAAACTTTACCAATTTCTTTTAAAACATTTTTGAAACAGAAATTCTATTATCTTTTAGCAGTACAAGCTGGTTTCTTAGTCTTTATTTATTTGATAATAGGCCTGTTTTTGTTAAACATTCCAATTATTCTATTAATCAGTTTTATCATTGGAATGGTTCTTTCAACTTTTATCTTGGGGGAACTAATGTATTGGCGTGATTATCGTCTTTTAACGCTTCATTGGCAAAATGTGGCGCAATTATTTTCAAGAGGTTCAGGCCAGTGGTTTCTTATGGCAGTAATTTTTGGAAATTTACTGATTGGTAGCTTCCTATTAGTATTAGCCATTATTGTTTCTCTTAAAACTTCAGTTTTAGGAGTTGGAATTACTTTGGTTGTTCTGGTGCTGCTTCTCTTTGGAGGATTACATCGCTTTATCCAACAAAGATTTTGGAAAAAGCTGATTTAA
- a CDS encoding glycosyltransferase family 8 protein, protein MTESSINLLFSIDNRFVEQFKVTLYSLYQNTSNKNLKIYMLQKELLADHKAIERFCCQLGLSYEPIVIGEENFKNAPVSDRYPATIYYRLLAQEYLPKHLNKILYLDADILCLNDIVPLYQTDMTDYIYAAASHVSDKSITDIVNKLRLNNFEAEGYFNSGVLLMNLEQCRQKIKPQDIMNYISRKGNTLLLPDQDVLNALYGTKTHLIPDEIYNYDARYNMIYFTRSFGEWDLDWVIENTVFLHFCGKDKPWKKDYKGRYAALYKHYQHKVAMLEKEK, encoded by the coding sequence ATGACAGAATCATCTATTAATCTTTTATTTTCAATTGATAATCGCTTTGTTGAACAGTTCAAAGTCACCTTATACTCTTTGTATCAAAATACTTCCAATAAAAACTTAAAGATTTACATGTTACAAAAGGAGTTATTAGCCGATCATAAAGCAATTGAGCGTTTCTGTTGTCAATTAGGACTATCTTATGAACCGATTGTTATTGGGGAAGAAAATTTTAAGAATGCTCCAGTTAGCGATCGTTACCCTGCAACCATCTATTATCGTCTCTTGGCTCAAGAGTATCTGCCTAAACACCTGAATAAAATTTTGTACTTAGATGCTGATATTCTCTGCCTAAATGATATCGTTCCTCTTTATCAAACAGATATGACAGATTATATATATGCGGCTGCTAGTCATGTATCAGATAAAAGTATTACTGATATTGTCAACAAACTACGCTTGAATAATTTTGAAGCAGAAGGTTACTTCAATTCTGGTGTTCTTTTGATGAATTTGGAGCAATGTCGGCAGAAGATTAAGCCACAAGATATTATGAATTATATTTCTAGAAAGGGAAATACTTTATTGTTACCAGATCAAGATGTTCTCAATGCATTGTATGGTACGAAAACGCATCTTATCCCTGATGAAATTTATAATTATGATGCTCGATACAATATGATTTATTTTACACGTAGTTTTGGAGAGTGGGATCTTGATTGGGTCATTGAAAATACAGTTTTCTTACATTTCTGCGGTAAAGACAAACCATGGAAAAAGGATTATAAAGGCCGTTATGCAGCTTTGTATAAGCATTATCAGCATAAAGTCGCCATGTTAGAGAAAGAAAAATGA
- a CDS encoding CYTH domain-containing protein translates to MNHIEIEYKTLLTKEEFNRIKDYLQQVEPIVQTNYYFDTVNFELKAHKMSLRIRTFTHSAELTLKVPKKVGNLEYNHQLSLTEAQEIIESKQLPNIEIRQFLIRAGIDLSNLTVLGNLITTRREINTKIGLMALDYNCYAGRQDYELELEVTDAQKGKADFEAFLKANHIKFKYARSKVARFSATLAE, encoded by the coding sequence ATGAACCATATTGAAATCGAATACAAAACACTTTTGACTAAAGAAGAATTTAATCGTATCAAAGACTATCTGCAGCAGGTTGAACCAATTGTACAAACTAACTATTACTTTGATACAGTTAATTTTGAGTTAAAGGCCCATAAAATGTCTCTACGCATCAGAACTTTTACTCATAGTGCAGAATTAACTTTAAAGGTTCCAAAAAAGGTTGGAAATTTAGAATATAATCATCAGTTAAGTCTGACAGAGGCTCAAGAGATTATAGAAAGCAAACAATTACCCAATATTGAAATAAGACAATTCCTCATCCGAGCAGGAATTGACTTAAGCAACTTAACAGTCTTGGGAAATCTGATAACGACACGCCGTGAAATTAATACCAAAATCGGACTTATGGCTCTTGACTATAATTGCTACGCAGGACGGCAAGATTATGAACTTGAATTAGAGGTTACTGATGCTCAAAAAGGTAAAGCTGATTTTGAAGCTTTTTTAAAGGCGAACCATATTAAATTTAAATATGCTCGAAGTAAGGTGGCACGTTTTTCTGCTACTTTAGCTGAATAA
- a CDS encoding GTP pyrophosphokinase, with product MNWEEFLDPYIQAVGELKIKFRGIRKQFRKQKRHSPIEFVTGRVKPIESIKEKMVLRGIKKENLAQDMQDIAGLRIMVQFVDDVNDVLELLHQRKDMKVIQERDYINNLKPSGYRSYHVIIEYPVDTISGQRIIMAEIQIRTLAMNFWATIEHSLNYKYHGEFPDDIKKRLELTSKIAFQLDEEMRQIRDDIKEAQLLFDAETRKLNDGVGNSDDTDELYR from the coding sequence ATGAATTGGGAAGAATTTCTGGACCCTTATATTCAGGCAGTAGGTGAATTAAAAATTAAGTTCAGAGGAATTCGCAAGCAATTTCGTAAACAAAAACGCCACTCACCAATTGAGTTTGTGACAGGACGTGTTAAACCGATTGAAAGTATCAAAGAAAAAATGGTTTTACGAGGCATTAAAAAGGAAAACCTCGCTCAAGATATGCAGGATATTGCGGGTTTAAGAATTATGGTTCAGTTTGTTGATGATGTCAACGATGTCTTGGAACTCTTACATCAGCGAAAAGACATGAAAGTGATACAAGAACGTGACTACATTAATAATTTGAAGCCCAGCGGTTATCGTTCCTATCATGTTATTATTGAATATCCTGTTGATACGATTAGTGGACAAAGAATTATTATGGCTGAAATCCAAATCCGAACTCTGGCTATGAATTTTTGGGCAACAATTGAGCATTCTCTCAATTACAAGTATCATGGTGAATTTCCTGATGATATTAAAAAGCGCTTAGAATTAACCTCAAAAATAGCCTTTCAATTAGATGAAGAAATGCGGCAAATTCGTGATGATATCAAGGAAGCACAATTATTATTTGATGCTGAGACTAGAAAGCTAAACGATGGTGTAGGAAATAGTGATGACACAGATGAACTTTACCGATAA
- a CDS encoding redox-sensing transcriptional repressor Rex has protein sequence MTFDKTIPKATAKRLSLYYRIFKRFHSENIEKASSKQIAEAIGIDSATVRRDFSYFGELGRRGFGYDVKKLMNFFADILNDTSTTNVLLVGVGNIGRALLNYRFHERNKMKIAMAFDTDDNEQVGQTTSDGIPIYGISSIKEKLIGTDVQTAILTVPSSKAQEVANILIDAGIKGILCFSPVHLSLPKGVVAQYVDLTSELQTLLYFMNQEHSKKDK, from the coding sequence GTGACTTTCGATAAAACTATCCCTAAAGCGACAGCCAAGCGTTTATCGCTCTATTACCGTATTTTTAAACGCTTCCATTCAGAAAATATAGAAAAGGCAAGTTCTAAGCAAATAGCGGAAGCCATCGGTATTGATTCAGCGACAGTTCGACGTGATTTTTCTTATTTTGGTGAGTTAGGACGTCGTGGTTTTGGTTATGATGTTAAAAAACTCATGAACTTTTTTGCTGATATTCTCAATGATACGTCAACTACTAATGTCCTTCTTGTGGGAGTTGGTAATATTGGTCGTGCTCTCCTAAATTACCGTTTTCACGAACGTAATAAAATGAAAATCGCTATGGCATTTGATACAGATGATAACGAACAGGTCGGTCAAACGACAAGTGACGGTATTCCTATTTACGGTATCTCCAGTATAAAAGAAAAATTGATTGGTACAGATGTTCAAACAGCTATTTTAACAGTTCCTAGCAGTAAAGCTCAAGAAGTCGCTAATATACTGATTGATGCTGGGATCAAAGGAATCTTGTGTTTTTCACCTGTTCATCTTTCCCTGCCAAAGGGAGTCGTTGCTCAATATGTTGATTTAACTAGCGAATTACAAACTCTATTATATTTTATGAATCAAGAACATTCTAAAAAAGATAAATAA
- a CDS encoding cysteine desulfurase family protein — protein MIYFDNAATTPLTSTVINAMTDTMTSVFGNPSSIHTYGRTASKVLRECRQQIAQIFDVKSRNIMFTSGGTESNNTAIKGYALANQFKGKHIISTSIEHHSVLHTLDYLEQRFGFEVTYLNPIKGKILMQQVKDALRSDTILVSIMFANNETGDILPIQEIGNVIKEHQAVFHVDAVQTVGKLPIHPKELNIDFLSASAHKFHGPKGVGILYVADNLHFDNLLHGGEQEEKRRASTENLIGIVGLTQALKDNYFHQENVLNYIDGLKKLFLDELEGLDYYLNSNEDALPHVINIGFPNYNNNILLTQLDLAGFAISTGSACTAGAVEPSHVLIAKYGLDSVRLQESIRISFSDLNTPDEVKALAVKIKEIIGK, from the coding sequence GTGATTTATTTTGATAATGCTGCAACTACTCCTCTCACCTCAACAGTTATAAACGCTATGACAGACACAATGACTTCTGTTTTTGGCAATCCTTCTAGTATTCATACTTATGGTAGAACAGCAAGTAAGGTCTTGAGAGAGTGTCGTCAACAAATTGCTCAGATTTTTGATGTAAAATCGCGAAATATTATGTTTACTTCTGGCGGAACTGAGAGTAATAATACTGCCATTAAAGGTTATGCTCTAGCAAATCAGTTCAAAGGTAAGCACATTATCTCAACTAGCATTGAACATCATTCTGTTTTGCATACTCTTGATTACTTAGAACAACGTTTTGGTTTTGAAGTGACTTACCTTAATCCTATCAAAGGTAAAATTCTTATGCAACAAGTTAAAGACGCTTTACGATCTGATACGATTTTAGTATCTATAATGTTCGCTAATAATGAAACAGGAGATATATTGCCAATTCAAGAAATCGGCAATGTGATTAAAGAACATCAAGCCGTTTTTCACGTTGATGCTGTTCAAACAGTTGGCAAACTGCCTATTCACCCTAAAGAACTAAATATTGATTTTCTTTCTGCTTCTGCTCATAAATTTCATGGTCCAAAAGGGGTGGGGATTCTGTATGTTGCTGATAATCTTCATTTTGATAATCTGCTTCATGGTGGAGAACAAGAGGAAAAACGGCGTGCCAGTACAGAAAATCTCATCGGAATTGTTGGTCTTACCCAAGCTTTAAAGGATAATTATTTTCATCAGGAAAATGTTTTAAACTATATTGACGGACTCAAAAAGTTATTCCTAGATGAATTGGAAGGTTTAGATTACTATCTTAATTCTAATGAAGATGCTCTTCCTCATGTTATTAATATTGGTTTCCCTAATTATAATAATAATATTTTACTGACACAATTAGATCTAGCAGGATTTGCAATTTCAACTGGTTCCGCTTGTACGGCTGGTGCTGTTGAGCCCAGTCATGTCTTGATAGCAAAATATGGATTAGATTCTGTACGGCTTCAAGAATCAATACGTATCAGTTTTTCAGACTTGAATACTCCAGATGAGGTTAAGGCATTAGCAGTAAAAATTAAAGAAATTATAGGAAAATAA
- the pta gene encoding phosphate acetyltransferase yields the protein MGIRSLFGSLREKIVSKNVRIVFPEGNDERVVRAAARLKFEGLIEPIILGDATEVRNLLTKLGFADQNYTIINPEDYTDFEHMKQEFVEIRKGKATIEDAEQLLKDVNYFGVMLVKLGLADGMVSGAIHSTADTVRPALQIIKTKPGISRTSGVFLMNRETTDQRLIFADCAINIDPDEQELAEIAINTADTAKIFDIDPKIAMLSFSTKGSAKAPQVEKVQEATRIAKEIRPEIALDGELQFDAAFVPKTAKIKAPQSDVAGQANVFIFPDLQSGNIGYKIAQRLGMFDAIGPILQGLNMPVNDLSRGSSAEDIYKLAIITAAQTLDNTK from the coding sequence ATGGGTATTCGTTCTTTATTTGGTAGCTTGAGGGAAAAAATTGTTAGCAAAAATGTGAGAATCGTTTTTCCTGAAGGAAATGATGAACGTGTTGTTCGGGCAGCTGCTCGGCTTAAATTTGAAGGTTTGATTGAACCAATTATTTTGGGAGATGCAACTGAAGTTCGCAATTTGTTGACAAAACTCGGTTTTGCTGATCAGAACTACACGATCATTAATCCCGAAGACTATACAGATTTTGAGCATATGAAACAAGAATTTGTAGAAATTCGCAAGGGTAAAGCAACCATTGAAGATGCTGAGCAGCTATTGAAAGACGTCAATTATTTTGGTGTAATGTTAGTAAAACTCGGTTTAGCGGATGGTATGGTTTCTGGTGCTATTCATTCAACGGCAGATACTGTCCGCCCTGCACTTCAAATTATCAAAACGAAACCAGGAATTTCGCGAACATCAGGTGTCTTCTTAATGAATCGTGAAACCACTGACCAACGTTTGATTTTTGCAGATTGCGCTATTAATATTGATCCAGATGAACAAGAATTGGCTGAAATTGCTATCAATACAGCAGATACAGCAAAAATTTTTGATATTGATCCTAAAATCGCTATGCTGAGTTTTTCTACTAAAGGCAGTGCGAAGGCTCCTCAAGTTGAAAAAGTTCAAGAAGCAACCCGCATTGCCAAAGAAATTCGTCCTGAAATCGCCTTAGATGGAGAGCTTCAATTTGATGCTGCTTTTGTACCAAAAACAGCTAAAATTAAAGCACCGCAAAGTGATGTAGCAGGACAAGCCAATGTCTTTATTTTCCCAGATCTCCAATCAGGAAATATTGGTTACAAAATCGCTCAACGTCTGGGAATGTTTGATGCTATCGGACCAATCTTGCAAGGTTTAAATATGCCAGTAAACGATCTCTCACGTGGATCAAGTGCTGAAGATATTTATAAACTTGCTATTATCACAGCTGCGCAAACTCTTGATAATACTAAATAA
- a CDS encoding NAD kinase, whose product MTQMNFTDKIKIAIIANGKFQSKRLTAKLFAILRNDDDFYLTKKNPDIVITIGGDGMLLSAFHMYEKCLDHVRFVGIHTGHLGFYTDYRDFEVDKLLENLHSDKGERVSYPILKVTVTLADGRQLTSRALNEATIRRIEKTMVADVVINKVHFERFRGDGISVSTPTGSTAYNKSLGGAVLHPTIEALQLTEISSLNNRVFRTLGSSIIVPKKDKIEIVPKRLGSYVLSIDNKTYTHRNVAKIEYEIDRKKISFVSTPSHTSFWERVKDAFIGDFDS is encoded by the coding sequence ATGACACAGATGAACTTTACCGATAAAATTAAAATTGCTATTATAGCAAATGGAAAATTTCAAAGTAAACGTCTAACAGCAAAACTTTTTGCAATATTAAGAAATGATGATGACTTTTATCTAACCAAAAAAAATCCTGATATTGTCATTACGATTGGTGGCGATGGTATGCTCTTATCTGCCTTTCATATGTATGAAAAGTGCTTGGATCATGTTAGATTTGTTGGTATTCATACAGGACACTTAGGTTTTTATACTGATTATCGTGATTTTGAAGTCGATAAGTTATTAGAGAATTTACATTCTGATAAAGGCGAAAGAGTATCTTATCCTATCTTAAAAGTGACTGTTACGCTAGCTGATGGTCGTCAGTTAACATCCAGAGCTCTTAACGAAGCTACTATCAGAAGAATTGAGAAAACCATGGTAGCAGATGTTGTTATCAATAAGGTTCATTTTGAGCGTTTTCGAGGAGACGGCATTTCTGTTTCAACTCCAACTGGAAGCACCGCTTATAACAAATCATTAGGAGGGGCTGTTTTGCACCCGACCATTGAAGCTTTACAGTTAACAGAAATTTCAAGTCTTAATAATCGTGTCTTTAGAACATTAGGAAGCTCTATTATTGTCCCTAAAAAAGATAAAATTGAAATCGTCCCTAAACGCTTAGGGTCTTATGTTCTATCAATTGATAATAAAACTTATACGCATCGAAACGTTGCTAAAATTGAATATGAAATTGATCGTAAAAAAATTAGCTTTGTATCAACACCAAGCCATACGAGTTTTTGGGAACGTGTCAAGGATGCTTTTATCGGAGATTTCGATTCATGA
- a CDS encoding SDR family oxidoreductase — protein sequence MAEIVLITGVSAGFGKAMAETFIHSGYRVIGAARRLEKLENLKASLGDNFYPLQLDMTDTASINKALANLPKEWSEIELLVNNAGLALGLDKAYEANFKDWETMIATNIIGLTYLTRQILPDMVARKSGHIINIGSTAGTYPYPGGNVYGASKAFVKQFSLNLRADLAGTKVRVTNIEPGLCGGTEFSTIRFKGDKKRAEQLYEGAHSIQPQDIANAVLWAYQQPKHVNINRIEIMPTSQSFGPQPVERDY from the coding sequence ATGGCAGAAATAGTATTGATTACAGGTGTTTCCGCAGGTTTTGGCAAGGCTATGGCTGAAACCTTTATTCATTCTGGTTACCGTGTTATTGGAGCAGCCAGACGCTTAGAAAAGCTTGAAAATCTGAAAGCATCTTTGGGAGATAATTTTTATCCTTTACAATTAGATATGACTGATACAGCCTCTATTAACAAGGCTTTAGCGAATTTACCTAAAGAATGGTCAGAAATTGAACTTCTTGTTAATAATGCGGGACTTGCATTAGGCCTAGATAAAGCTTACGAAGCCAATTTTAAAGATTGGGAAACTATGATTGCTACTAATATCATTGGTTTAACTTACTTAACTCGTCAAATTTTACCTGATATGGTCGCAAGAAAATCAGGGCATATTATCAATATCGGCTCAACTGCAGGTACTTATCCTTATCCGGGTGGTAACGTTTATGGTGCCAGCAAGGCTTTTGTTAAGCAATTTAGTTTAAACCTACGAGCGGATTTGGCTGGTACTAAAGTGCGTGTGACCAACATTGAACCCGGACTTTGCGGTGGCACAGAATTCTCAACTATTCGTTTCAAAGGAGATAAGAAGCGCGCTGAACAACTTTATGAAGGTGCTCACAGTATTCAACCTCAGGATATTGCCAATGCCGTTCTTTGGGCTTATCAACAGCCTAAGCATGTCAATATCAATCGTATTGAAATCATGCCGACTTCACAAAGTTTTGGTCCTCAACCAGTTGAAAGGGACTATTAG
- a CDS encoding RluA family pseudouridine synthase produces MRFEFIADRKVKVKTFLKSHDISKTLLAKIKFKGGQILVNEQEANAIYLLDIGDRVTITIPDEEALETLQPIEHDLNIVYEDEHFLILDKPAGYASIPSILHTNTIANFVKHYYLKKNYPNKQIHIVTRLDKDTSGLMLLAKHGYAHARLDKQLQKKTIKKRYYALVSGQGQLPDQGEIIAPIARPEDSIITRCVHPSGKYAHTSYKVLDRYGDIALVDIQLHTGRTHQIRVHFAHIGFPLLGDDLYGGEMGYGLKRQALHCHFLSFVDPFSKEHKQYNSSLTEDLDSVIIDLQKH; encoded by the coding sequence ATGAGGTTTGAATTCATTGCTGATCGAAAAGTAAAAGTTAAGACTTTCTTAAAAAGCCATGATATTTCTAAGACTTTGTTAGCTAAAATCAAATTTAAAGGCGGTCAAATATTAGTAAATGAACAAGAAGCAAATGCTATTTATCTTCTTGATATAGGTGATCGGGTAACTATAACAATTCCCGATGAAGAAGCACTCGAAACTTTACAGCCCATTGAGCATGATTTGAATATTGTTTATGAAGATGAACATTTTTTAATTTTGGATAAACCTGCTGGTTATGCTAGTATTCCCAGCATCCTACATACCAATACCATAGCCAATTTTGTCAAACATTATTACCTCAAAAAGAATTATCCCAATAAGCAAATCCATATTGTAACAAGGCTTGATAAGGATACTAGTGGTCTGATGCTTTTAGCCAAGCATGGTTATGCTCATGCCAGGCTGGATAAGCAGCTGCAAAAGAAGACCATTAAAAAAAGATATTATGCGCTTGTTTCTGGACAAGGGCAACTGCCTGATCAAGGAGAAATCATTGCTCCTATTGCAAGACCGGAAGATAGTATCATTACACGCTGTGTTCATCCTTCTGGTAAATATGCACATACAAGTTATAAAGTGTTAGATCGTTACGGTGATATCGCCTTGGTTGATATTCAACTTCATACCGGCCGAACTCATCAAATTCGCGTACATTTTGCTCATATTGGTTTTCCCCTTTTAGGAGATGATTTATATGGAGGAGAAATGGGATATGGTTTAAAAAGACAAGCCCTTCACTGCCATTTTTTGTCTTTTGTGGATCCTTTTTCAAAAGAACATAAGCAATACAATAGTTCCTTGACAGAAGACCTTGATAGCGTTATCATAGATTTACAAAAACATTAG